The proteins below come from a single Eubacterium limosum genomic window:
- the coaE gene encoding dephospho-CoA kinase (Dephospho-CoA kinase (CoaE) performs the final step in coenzyme A biosynthesis.): protein MKIIGLTGGIASGKSTVSTIFREDYRLPVIDADLLSREAVLPGSPGMRQIEAAFGREVLLPDGSLNRSRMGELICDDSAVRDRLNAILHPAIKDLYYASLERLKRDGKPLVIYDCPLLIEAGQREEVDEVLLVVTDVQTRLKRIMERDGVDESLAKKKIEIQMPDEKKIALADTILYNNGSLADLKNSLDFYMKEKLKNACIMS, encoded by the coding sequence ATGAAAATTATCGGATTAACCGGAGGCATCGCCTCGGGAAAATCGACGGTCTCCACCATTTTCAGGGAGGACTACAGGCTGCCCGTCATCGACGCCGATCTGCTTTCCAGAGAGGCTGTGCTGCCGGGGAGCCCCGGCATGCGCCAGATCGAGGCCGCCTTTGGCCGTGAGGTTCTCCTGCCCGACGGCAGTCTGAACCGCAGCCGTATGGGGGAGCTCATCTGCGACGACAGTGCGGTGAGGGACCGGCTGAACGCTATCCTGCACCCGGCCATCAAGGATCTGTACTACGCGAGCCTGGAAAGGCTGAAACGGGACGGGAAGCCGCTTGTCATCTACGACTGCCCGCTGCTCATCGAGGCCGGACAGCGCGAGGAGGTGGACGAGGTTCTGCTGGTAGTGACCGATGTCCAGACAAGGCTTAAACGCATCATGGAGCGGGACGGCGTGGACGAAAGTCTGGCAAAAAAGAAAATCGAGATCCAGATGCCTGACGAAAAAAAGATCGCGCTGGCAGACACCATCCTCTATAATAACGGCTCGCTGGCTGACCTCAAAAACAGCCTTGATTTTTATATGAAAGAAAAATTAAAAAATGCTTGCATTATGAGCTAA